One window of Flavobacterium dauae genomic DNA carries:
- the fabG gene encoding 3-oxoacyl-ACP reductase FabG has product MKKCALVTGGSRGIGKAICLKLAKDLQYHILINYQSNEAAALETKQLIENEGGSAEILGFNVASLDETQVALNSWKETNPEAVVEVIVNNAGITRDGLFMWMQPNDWKNVIDTSLNGFYNVTNFFIQEMLRSKYGRIINMVSVSGVKGTPGQTNYSAAKGALVAATKALAQEVAKRKITVNAVAPGFIKTDMTADLDEKELTKMIPANRFGEAEEVADLVAFLASKKSGYITGEIININGGIYS; this is encoded by the coding sequence ATGAAGAAATGTGCTTTAGTTACAGGTGGATCTCGTGGAATTGGAAAAGCCATCTGCTTAAAATTGGCAAAGGATTTGCAGTACCATATTTTGATTAATTATCAATCGAATGAAGCTGCTGCGTTAGAAACCAAACAATTGATTGAAAACGAAGGCGGATCGGCAGAAATATTAGGTTTTAATGTAGCTAGTTTAGATGAAACTCAAGTAGCATTAAATTCTTGGAAAGAAACCAATCCCGAAGCTGTTGTAGAAGTTATCGTAAACAATGCAGGCATTACACGCGACGGTTTGTTTATGTGGATGCAACCAAACGACTGGAAAAATGTAATTGATACCAGCCTGAACGGTTTTTACAACGTAACCAATTTCTTTATTCAAGAAATGTTGCGCAGTAAATACGGCAGAATCATTAATATGGTTTCGGTTTCGGGTGTAAAAGGAACACCGGGTCAAACCAATTATTCAGCTGCAAAAGGTGCATTGGTAGCAGCAACAAAAGCGCTAGCACAAGAAGTAGCCAAACGTAAAATCACTGTAAACGCCGTTGCACCAGGTTTTATTAAAACCGATATGACGGCTGATTTAGACGAAAAAGAATTAACAAAAATGATACCTGCCAACCGTTTTGGCGAAGCCGAAGAAGTAGCTGATTTAGTTGCATTTCTGGCTTCAAAAAAATCGGGGTACATAACAGGTGAAATCATCAATATAAACGGAGGAATTTATTCTTAA
- a CDS encoding beta-ketoacyl-[acyl-carrier-protein] synthase family protein — MNNRVVITGMGIYSCIGTNLEEVKQSLYEGKSGIVFDEERKEYGFQSALTGKVPSPDLKPFLSRRQRITIGEETEYAYVATMEALQNADISLDDFNKREIGLIYGNDSVSKAIIEATDIVREKKDTALIGSGAIFKSMNSTVTMNLSTIFNITGINMTISAACASGSHAIGLGYMMIKNGLQDLVICGGAQEINKYGMASFDGLGVFSPRENDPAKACRPFDAARDGLVPSGGGATIIIESLDSALARGANIIAEIVGYGFSSNGGHISTPNVDGPATAMRKALQQAGLNAADVQYINAHATSTPVGDANEAQAIDEVFGATKPYVSSTKSMTGHECWMAGASEIIYSTIMMNEGFIAPNINYETPDEHSAKLNIATKTITKDFNVYLSNSFGFGGTNSAVIVKKYK, encoded by the coding sequence ATGAATAACAGAGTGGTGATAACCGGTATGGGAATTTATTCGTGTATCGGTACCAATTTAGAAGAAGTTAAACAATCTTTATACGAAGGAAAATCGGGTATTGTGTTTGATGAAGAACGCAAAGAATACGGTTTTCAGTCGGCATTAACAGGTAAAGTTCCATCGCCCGATTTAAAACCATTTTTAAGTCGCAGGCAGCGTATTACCATTGGTGAAGAAACCGAATATGCCTATGTGGCAACAATGGAAGCTTTACAAAATGCAGATATTTCTTTAGATGATTTCAACAAGCGCGAAATTGGTTTAATTTACGGAAACGACAGTGTTTCTAAAGCCATTATTGAAGCTACCGATATTGTTCGTGAAAAAAAAGATACCGCTTTAATAGGTTCAGGAGCCATTTTTAAGTCGATGAATTCTACAGTAACCATGAATTTATCAACCATTTTTAACATTACCGGCATTAATATGACCATTAGTGCAGCTTGTGCCAGCGGATCGCATGCCATTGGTTTGGGATATATGATGATTAAAAACGGATTACAAGATTTGGTTATTTGCGGTGGAGCACAAGAAATCAATAAGTATGGCATGGCAAGTTTCGATGGTTTAGGTGTTTTTTCGCCTCGTGAAAACGATCCAGCAAAAGCATGTCGTCCGTTCGATGCTGCTCGAGACGGCTTGGTTCCAAGTGGTGGAGGTGCTACAATCATTATTGAAAGTTTAGATAGTGCGTTAGCTCGCGGTGCAAATATTATTGCAGAAATTGTCGGTTACGGATTTTCATCAAACGGCGGACATATTTCAACTCCGAACGTTGATGGTCCTGCAACAGCTATGCGTAAAGCTTTGCAACAGGCAGGTTTAAATGCAGCCGATGTTCAATACATCAACGCACACGCAACATCAACTCCGGTGGGCGATGCAAACGAAGCACAGGCAATTGATGAAGTTTTCGGAGCAACAAAACCGTATGTTTCAAGTACCAAATCAATGACAGGTCATGAATGTTGGATGGCGGGGGCAAGCGAGATTATTTATTCTACCATTATGATGAATGAAGGATTTATTGCACCAAACATCAATTACGAAACACCCGACGAGCATTCTGCTAAGTTGAATATTGCTACAAAAACAATTACTAAAGATTTTAACGTATATTTGTCGAATTCTTTCGGATTTGGCGGAACAAATTCGGCAGTAATCGTTAAAAAATATAAATAA
- a CDS encoding acyl carrier protein — translation MNIEEIIDKVNEILVEEFEVDAEVIEADKNLKQTLDLDSLDYVDLVVIIESNFGVKLVEADFVGMVTFQDFYNIINNKIAAKNA, via the coding sequence ATGAATATTGAGGAAATCATCGATAAAGTAAACGAAATTTTAGTTGAAGAATTCGAAGTAGATGCAGAAGTAATCGAAGCAGATAAAAATTTAAAGCAAACTTTAGATTTAGACAGTTTGGATTATGTGGATTTGGTTGTAATTATCGAATCAAATTTTGGCGTAAAATTAGTCGAAGCTGATTTTGTGGGAATGGTAACTTTTCAAGATTTCTATAACATCATCAACAATAAAATAGCTGCTAAAAACGCTTAA
- a CDS encoding LpxL/LpxP family acyltransferase, which translates to MTQWSGKSKGTILGYKIFVYCIKKLGIRAAYSVLVFVAFYYFVAYLTSFKAMFSYFRYRQQFSLPSAVFAVYKSYFTFGQVLIDKIAISAGLHNKFTFDFDGVDILKQLLNEGKGGILISAHIGNFEIAEKFFAEIDFNCQIHIVTVDQEHSVIKEYLESITDTKPNVQFIYVKEDLSHIFEINDALSKNHLICFTGDRYFDQSRTMQANLLGKQAHFPAGTFMLASRLNAPVAFVYVMKEPNLHYHLYTRRAPEFKHRDAQAVLNSYTDSVSQMLKKYPYQWFNYFDFWKD; encoded by the coding sequence ATGACCCAATGGAGCGGAAAATCTAAAGGAACAATTTTAGGTTACAAAATATTTGTTTATTGCATTAAAAAGCTAGGAATACGTGCTGCTTACAGCGTTTTGGTATTCGTGGCTTTTTATTATTTTGTGGCCTACCTTACTTCTTTTAAAGCCATGTTTTCGTATTTTCGTTACCGTCAGCAGTTTTCGTTACCGTCAGCAGTTTTCGCCGTTTACAAAAGCTATTTTACCTTTGGTCAGGTGTTGATTGATAAAATAGCTATTTCGGCAGGTTTACATAACAAATTTACCTTTGATTTTGACGGTGTTGATATTTTAAAGCAACTGTTAAACGAAGGCAAAGGCGGTATTTTAATCAGTGCACATATTGGAAATTTTGAAATAGCCGAAAAGTTTTTTGCCGAGATCGATTTTAACTGTCAGATACATATTGTAACCGTAGATCAAGAACATTCGGTAATAAAAGAATATTTGGAAAGTATTACCGATACTAAGCCAAACGTGCAGTTTATTTACGTAAAAGAAGATCTATCGCACATTTTTGAAATAAACGACGCGCTTTCTAAAAATCATTTGATCTGTTTTACGGGCGATCGGTATTTTGATCAATCACGAACCATGCAGGCTAATTTATTGGGTAAACAAGCACATTTTCCTGCAGGTACTTTTATGCTGGCATCGCGGTTAAATGCGCCGGTTGCCTTTGTTTATGTTATGAAAGAACCTAATTTGCATTACCATTTATACACGCGCAGAGCACCCGAATTTAAACACCGCGATGCACAGGCAGTATTGAATAGTTATACCGATAGTGTTTCGCAAATGTTAAAAAAATATCCATACCAGTGGTTTAATTATTTCGATTTTTGGAAGGATTAA